One segment of Paraburkholderia caribensis DNA contains the following:
- a CDS encoding SIR2 family NAD-dependent protein deacylase, protein MDENERIRRAVSWLREADGMLVTAGAGMGVDSGLPDYRGTEGFWRAYPPLKQHRLTFRDMANPRVMALHPRLCWGFYGHRLDLYRRTVPHRGFDILLRWAKSLPRGLAVFTSNVDGQFQAAGFDSGMIAECHGSIHVLQCSEVCHAGLWPATGVQPVVDESTCELVSDLPRCPQCGAVARPNILMFGDYDWIALRTEQQEVRLQAWLSKLERPVVIEIGAGKAIPTVRDFSEQNGPRVIRINPRDFGIAPHRGIGLARGAIDGLELLDRSM, encoded by the coding sequence ATGGACGAAAACGAACGAATCAGGCGCGCCGTGTCGTGGCTGCGCGAGGCCGATGGCATGCTGGTGACTGCCGGGGCGGGGATGGGCGTCGATTCGGGCCTGCCCGATTATCGCGGCACCGAGGGTTTCTGGCGCGCGTATCCCCCCTTGAAGCAGCATCGGCTGACCTTTCGGGACATGGCCAATCCGCGCGTAATGGCGCTGCATCCGCGGCTTTGCTGGGGCTTCTACGGGCATCGGCTGGATCTGTATCGGCGCACGGTGCCGCATCGCGGTTTCGATATTCTGCTTCGTTGGGCGAAGTCGTTGCCGCGCGGCCTTGCCGTGTTCACCAGCAACGTCGACGGGCAGTTTCAGGCGGCGGGTTTCGACTCCGGGATGATTGCGGAATGCCACGGCTCCATTCACGTGCTGCAATGCTCGGAAGTCTGCCACGCCGGGCTGTGGCCGGCTACGGGCGTGCAGCCCGTGGTCGACGAATCGACATGCGAGCTCGTGAGCGATCTGCCGCGCTGCCCGCAGTGCGGTGCGGTGGCGCGGCCCAACATTCTGATGTTCGGGGACTACGACTGGATCGCGTTGCGCACCGAGCAGCAGGAGGTGCGGCTGCAGGCGTGGTTGTCGAAGCTCGAGCGTCCCGTCGTGATCGAAATCGGCGCGGGCAAGGCGATACCCACCGTGCGCGACTTCAGCGAGCAAAACGGTCCGCGCGTGATCCGCATCAATCCACGCGATTTCGGCATCGCGCCGCATCGCGGGATCGGGCTGGCACGAGGCGCGATCGACGGCCTCGAACTGCTCGACCGGTCAATGTAG
- a CDS encoding LysR family transcriptional regulator gives MLNFRHLHYFWVVVKEGGFARAAERLDMAVQTISAQVRELEKSLGHQLLKPAGRGVAMTEAGQAAYARAEEIFQIGRALHDEVREAASGTVARFAVGLTDGISKLAAHAILAGVLDTPSLRLLCHEGEAEDLLAELAHHHLDLVLSGQPAPHNSNLRLSSERLIASPIDWYGPAALVRKTHIDHFPQCLASLPVLLPTGHASLRARLDRWFEAEGIRPRVAGEFEDSALMALFASRGMGVFPLAAFGAERNDPMHRGLRWLGRSPEVKEEIHAIVSRRGRHHPLTQKVLSAAHA, from the coding sequence ATGCTCAATTTCCGGCATTTGCACTATTTCTGGGTCGTCGTGAAGGAAGGCGGGTTCGCCCGGGCCGCCGAACGGCTCGACATGGCGGTGCAAACCATCAGCGCGCAGGTGCGCGAACTGGAAAAATCGCTCGGGCATCAACTGCTGAAGCCCGCGGGGCGCGGCGTCGCGATGACGGAAGCAGGACAGGCGGCCTATGCGCGAGCGGAAGAAATCTTCCAGATCGGGCGTGCGTTGCACGACGAAGTGCGCGAAGCGGCGAGCGGGACCGTCGCACGCTTCGCGGTCGGCTTGACGGACGGCATTTCGAAGCTGGCTGCTCATGCCATTCTCGCGGGTGTGCTCGATACGCCCTCGCTGCGTCTGCTCTGTCACGAAGGCGAGGCGGAAGATCTGCTGGCCGAACTGGCACATCATCATCTCGATCTCGTGCTGTCCGGTCAACCCGCGCCGCACAATTCGAACCTGCGTCTATCCAGCGAGCGCCTGATCGCCTCGCCGATCGACTGGTACGGGCCGGCCGCCCTGGTGCGCAAGACGCATATTGATCACTTTCCGCAATGCCTCGCGTCGCTTCCGGTGCTGCTGCCAACCGGACACGCTTCGCTGCGCGCGCGCCTCGACCGCTGGTTCGAAGCGGAAGGCATCCGGCCACGCGTCGCGGGCGAGTTCGAGGACAGCGCGTTGATGGCGCTGTTCGCGTCGCGCGGCATGGGTGTGTTTCCGCTCGCGGCGTTCGGCGCCGAGCGCAACGATCCCATGCATCGCGGCTTGCGCTGGCTCGGCCGCTCGCCGGAAGTGAAGGAGGAAATACACGCCATCGTGTCGCGGCGCGGGCGGCATCATCCTTTGACGCAAAAGGTGTTGAGCGCGGCGCATGCGTGA
- a CDS encoding TerC family protein, producing the protein MESLLTLAADPAAWAALVTLVVMEIVLGIDNLIFISILSNKLPEAQRARTQRIGIMLALVMRLGLLGTVAWIAQLTQPVFSVFDHAFSWRDLILLAGGLFLVWKATREMHHHVSRDADAHANSAMGVGGLTVTAAIGQILLLDLVFSVDSIITAVGMTEHLPIMFIAVIAAVTAMLFAARPLSKFIERNPTIVTLALSFLLVIAMTLIAEGFGSHVPKGYIYTAMAFAGFVEGMNMLTRRRKDKREHKAAVLEAERESRSGPKQLEAE; encoded by the coding sequence ATGGAATCCCTATTGACCCTGGCCGCCGATCCCGCTGCATGGGCTGCACTCGTGACGCTCGTCGTGATGGAGATCGTGCTTGGCATCGACAACCTGATCTTCATTTCGATTCTGAGCAACAAGCTTCCCGAAGCGCAACGCGCGCGCACGCAGCGTATCGGCATCATGCTGGCGCTGGTGATGCGGCTCGGCCTGCTGGGCACCGTCGCGTGGATCGCGCAACTCACTCAGCCGGTGTTTTCCGTGTTCGATCACGCGTTTTCGTGGCGCGACCTGATCCTGCTTGCGGGCGGCCTGTTCCTCGTGTGGAAGGCCACGCGTGAAATGCACCATCACGTGAGCCGCGACGCCGATGCGCATGCCAATTCCGCGATGGGCGTCGGCGGCCTGACGGTGACGGCTGCGATCGGCCAGATCCTGCTGCTCGACCTCGTGTTTTCGGTCGACAGCATCATCACCGCGGTCGGCATGACGGAGCACCTGCCCATCATGTTCATTGCAGTGATTGCCGCTGTCACGGCGATGCTGTTCGCGGCTCGCCCGCTGTCGAAGTTCATCGAGCGTAACCCGACCATCGTCACGCTTGCGCTGAGCTTCCTGCTGGTGATCGCGATGACGCTGATTGCCGAAGGTTTTGGCTCGCACGTGCCGAAGGGCTACATCTACACGGCCATGGCGTTCGCAGGCTTCGTCGAAGGCATGAACATGCTGACGCGGCGCAGAAAGGACAAGCGCGAGCACAAGGCGGCAGTGCTGGAAGCGGAGCGTGAAAGCCGAAGCGGACCGAAACAGCTTGAAGCGGAATGA
- a CDS encoding TFIIB-type zinc ribbon-containing protein, giving the protein MKCPVCKTPDLLMTERQNIEIDYCPTCRGVWLDRGELDKLLTQMQDAPETEGRSNQVERDARYGDRDGHHDPQWGRRNDSYHGDQRKHYDPRRKKKSLFDMFDFD; this is encoded by the coding sequence ATGAAGTGCCCCGTTTGCAAGACCCCGGATCTTCTGATGACCGAACGTCAGAACATCGAGATCGACTATTGCCCGACGTGCCGTGGCGTATGGCTCGACCGTGGCGAACTGGACAAGCTGTTGACCCAGATGCAGGACGCGCCCGAAACGGAAGGCAGAAGTAATCAGGTCGAGCGCGACGCGCGCTACGGGGACCGCGATGGCCACCATGACCCGCAATGGGGACGGCGCAACGATTCTTACCACGGCGATCAGCGCAAACACTACGATCCGCGCCGCAAGAAGAAGTCACTGTTCGATATGTTCGACTTCGATTGA
- a CDS encoding bestrophin-like domain: MPSLMSHPLFLFIVSFVAMSIGAYAGAMLAQRQRELADDMRDDFNVVQAATLTLLALMIGFTFSMAVSRYDQRKNYEEEEANAIGTEYLRAGLLPDTDAQRVQTLLRRYLDQRIHYCLANDDDGIARINAATNQLENDLWMAVRNVAVKQQTPVIALAVSGMNDVINTQGYTQASWWNHIPLTAWSLMLGIGLFCNLLIGYGTSGQIRRNAVLLILPAVIALSFALIADIDSPRGGMIRLSPINLISLSQSFGSN; encoded by the coding sequence ATGCCTTCGTTGATGAGCCACCCGCTGTTTCTGTTCATCGTGTCGTTCGTGGCGATGTCGATTGGCGCATATGCCGGCGCGATGCTGGCGCAGCGGCAGCGCGAGCTCGCCGACGACATGCGCGACGACTTCAACGTCGTGCAGGCCGCGACGCTAACACTGCTCGCGCTGATGATCGGCTTTACCTTCTCGATGGCCGTGAGCCGCTACGACCAGCGCAAGAACTACGAGGAAGAAGAAGCCAACGCGATCGGCACCGAATACCTGCGTGCCGGCCTGCTGCCCGATACCGATGCGCAGCGCGTGCAGACCCTGCTGCGCCGTTATCTCGATCAGCGCATTCACTACTGTCTGGCGAACGACGACGACGGCATCGCGCGGATCAACGCGGCGACGAACCAGCTAGAAAACGATCTATGGATGGCCGTTCGCAACGTCGCCGTCAAACAGCAGACGCCCGTGATCGCGCTCGCGGTGTCCGGCATGAACGACGTCATCAACACGCAGGGCTATACGCAGGCGTCGTGGTGGAATCACATTCCGTTGACCGCGTGGTCGTTGATGCTGGGCATCGGCCTCTTCTGCAACCTGCTGATCGGCTATGGCACGAGCGGACAGATCAGGCGCAACGCCGTGCTGCTGATCTTGCCTGCCGTGATCGCGCTTTCGTTCGCGCTGATCGCGGATATCGACAGTCCGCGTGGCGGGATGATCCGGCTCTCACCCATCAATCTGATCTCGCTCTCTCAATCATTCGGGTCGAACTGA